The Anolis sagrei isolate rAnoSag1 chromosome Y, rAnoSag1.mat, whole genome shotgun sequence genome contains a region encoding:
- the LOC137095583 gene encoding golgin subfamily A member 6-like protein 25 yields the protein MYNTRNKTDKTDKTDKTEKNEKGDREQKEMKSTTRRVSLPEEQTLKDLLEKMTEKVMKEIQSVKEKQDAAQKASQEQMADLKKEIKEEIGGVKKEITLMQQEFKDLKMEKTEIKKTQEAMQGKIRHLEQKTAKLEEKCEKMEAKELEFQLRLRNIEEDPKENIRDKVIDILAELLEYTDQEMQDQTDRVYRVNTNFATRNRVARDVVVHFAKKTTRDEVLKVNNRRTVYYKGKKIIILKEYPNTVLTKRRKYNFLTEELKRRRIRYRWEREEGLMASYREQRYWIKSVDRAKEFLEKIKREEKEKDTDPTKGKARKKELEERKREQEREEEERESNMVKTNGIQNLDGLERDGPKEEEIREEGPEESEGEEEREKEEIEEERNEKEEGTREEDNKQ from the coding sequence ATGTATAACACAAGGAACAAAACAGATAAGACTGACAAGACTGACAAGACAGAGAAGAATGAGAAGGGCGACAGAGaacagaaggaaatgaaaagtaCTACAAGAAGAGTCTCTCTGCCAGAGGAACAAACGCTGAAAGATTTACTTGAGAAAATGACAGAGAAAGTAATGAAGGAGATACAATCAGTGAAGGAGAAACAAGACGCGGCACAGAAAGCATCCCAAGAACAGATGGCAGAtctgaaaaaggaaataaaagaggaaattGGAGGAGtgaaaaaagaaataacattAATGCAACAAGAATTCAAAGACTTGAAAATGGAAAAGACAGAAATCAAGAAGACTCAAGAAGCCATGCAGGGAAAAATTAGACATTTAGAACAGAAAACAGCGAAACTAGAGGAAAAGTGCGAAAAGATGGAGGCGAAAGAACTGGAATTTCAATTGAGACTGAGAAACATTGAAGAGGACCCAAAAGAGAATATAAGAGACAAAGTGATTGATATTCTAGCAGAATTACTAGAATATACAGACCAAGAGATGCAAGACCAGACAGACAGAGTTTATAGAGTAAATACAAATTTTGCGACAAGAAACAGAGTAGCAAGAGATGTGGTGGTGCACTTTGCAAAGAAAACCACAAGAGACGAAGTTTTGAAAGTAAACAACAGAAGAACAGTATAttataaagggaaaaaaatcatcaTATTGAAAGAATACCCAAACACAGTGTTAACGAAAAGGAGAAAATACAACTTCTTAACGGAAGAATTAAAAAGACGAAGAATAAGATACAGATGGGAACGAGAAGAAGGCCTGATGGCATCTTATAGAGAACAAAGGTATTGGATCAAAAGTGTCGACAGGGCAAAAGAATTTCTAGAAAAGATAAAacgggaggaaaaggaaaaggacacaGATCCAACAAAGGGAAAAGCGAGAAAAAAAGaattagaagaaagaaaaagggaacaagagagggaggaagaagagagagagtcGAACATGGTAAAGACAAATGGCATACAAAATCTGGATGGACTAGAACGAGATGGACCCAAAGAGGAGGAAATAAGAGAGGAAGGACCTGAAGAGAgtgaaggggaggaagaaagggagaaagaggaaatagaagaggagaggaacgaaaaggaagaagggactaGAGAAGAAGACAACAAACAATGA